A window of Salvia splendens isolate huo1 chromosome 8, SspV2, whole genome shotgun sequence genomic DNA:
ATGAGCTGAACATACGGGGTGATTCATGTTTGGCAATTACATTAGGAGATATGGCTTCACTACAAATAAGACTTAGCTGAAAATAATTTTACTTAAAAATACATGGGACGAGTAATGAAGTATATTCAGTGATTATGCATCATTTAAGATGGTTGTCGTTGAAAAAATAATCTTCAGCAAAACAAAAGTACGCAAGAGATCAAAGGGGAAACTCACGCTTGTGATACTTGGTGTGTTGATATCTGCACTCATCGTTCCACAtgtaaaataggaaaaaaaatgtcATAAGATTAAAGTAAGTAAAAAAATTCATGAAGCCACTTGATCTTACATTACTATCTTTAAAAGTGATAGTGCAAGCACTATAACATGTTATCTAATTCACAAGAATTATTGATGATTATCTTTTCTCCAAGAAAGCAATAAATATATCTTTCTCTCTACCTGAGTAGAGAAATTAGGTAAATATGTATAATCCACATAAAAAAGAATAACCTCATTTGGCTTATTTAACCTCTGTGAATCATAGTAGTTTACAGATtgactaatttttaaaaactcCGTATATCTTCCCAAATTATAATTGTAGAAAcccaaaccaaaaccaaataTACGATAGTAGTACAAGAACCCACAAATTAGCAGAACTGAGAATGTATCTATCTGTCTGAAAAACTTTCAACACAGTGAAGGATATGATGTAAACATAAGATGGTTCAGATTTACAGAAAAACCAAGAATAATATGCAGAGATTGGATACTTACACGACTTTTGGTGATGTGCATAGGTTAAGCATTTGCCAGAAAGTGTATTCAATATCCATTTGTTGCCACTGCAATTGACCACACAATAATTGGTGTTACTGAGATAAAATGCTAAATCCAATAACATGTCCATGCAGGAAACCCAATATTTATATCTCGCTAGTCAAACATATGCTAATGATAATTGCAACAATTGAAAATTTCTAGTAGTACATAAAAATCTTAATCTTAGACCTTTTATTTTGTGCTATGTTAGCAGTAGAATTAGTTTAGAAAAAATGGTCCATTAGAGCTAAATAAACCAATTATATCCATCGTTCTCTACTAGAGAACATTCATTTGGTCGAAGCACCAGCTCTAATCCTGAAAATTCATGCTCCTATTAAAAATAACTCCCATCACCCATTCACCCTATCAACAACAGCAAACCAAATGAATAACGCCACGAACAACAATGAGAATTGCGTTCCTCCTTTATTAATCAGCGTATTTCTCCACAGcccaaaacaaaataatatcaCCGACTAATCAAGCCACAAACTCCGCATAAAATTGCAATGAGGCAACACTTAGGAAACCATCCATCAAAATTCAGGAAGAAAAATCCTGATCAGATCTGAAATTTCCGCCACGATTTCGGAGAAAAACGCATATGCGTGAGAATTTTGGAGGAAGGACGCAAACCCTTGACTACTCTGCGGAGGTACGGGAAGAACGAATTCGGCCGGGGTTGCTGGCCCGATCGGCTCTTTGTTGAGGCGGTAGgcaacatcttcttcttcacttcTACTTGTCTGATTTCTCTGCGAATGATTGATAGacagtagtagtatattttacttttacacCATCTTGATCTATGATGACTGTGATCGATGATGgattggatttggatttgaagATTTCAAGTACTACGAATTATGTTGTTCCCTCCTCTCCTCTCACCTGCCAGCTTTTCGCTCAACTGTAAATGCTAAACTGGGCTCCGATTTCGGTTGTGGCTCGAATCGTACGGCCCAATATATTAGTTGGACTTTGAGGCCTGGTCCATGCCCAACTCTGTTTCGTTTGTTGTCTAAATTAAATACTCTTGTTTCTAAAATTTAATTGgaaactagtagtagtagtgaAATGCAAGGAAAACAACattattatatgaaaattataaatgaaaaattactATAGATACATATCAATATTGAACATAATAAatgtgaaaaaattaattacaaaatataATGTTCCAATATAAATCATATGAGATATAATTTATTACAAAAGAGTATTTCCTTGTAAGTTTTGCTTTATATGATTTGGTTATTAACGTCATTTTTCTATAATGTCATGAATTTATTTACAAATGATACCTTAACAATGAGCGGCCTTATTAGTATAATCACACACATTCGTTCTAAAAGAATATATACTTTTTGTCGAGCAcaagttttaatacataattggtaaGGTAGTAAAAGtctaaaagaaagaaaaagtaattaaaatattattagtggagaatgatctgaaaaaaaaaattgtcaaatATAGTTTAAATGGAATATTacttttttagtttattctaaattaattcaataaataaagtatatattgttcaaatattgttttttgtttattctaaattaatttataaataaattacccCGAATGATTATATTAATCCAGTTAAAATGCATAATACTGATCATTTATACAGGTAAATTGCAAATTTGCAATTGAATGAAGAGGGAAcgtcatttttggtccacgaactttgccaaagtatcattttaggtccgtgaactttgaaaatattattttaggtctatgaactttgagttagtatcatttgaggtactttttactattttcaagttttttttggacgaaaataccctcaataccttaaagtatatatatatatatttaataaatttatcatatactcataattttttataaatatctttacaatatatttttgacaaattttctaaatataatttgaccttaaatattatcacttaattttgtgacatgcaagtaaaattgcttcttcaattttttatattaatgttttttttaaattgaataaagaacttttatttaataataaaaaattgattaaagatcttttcttgcatgtcacaaaattaaatgatactccctccgtccctgaaaatttgtcccaacttaccatttcggtccgtccctgaaaatttgtcccacttcaaacttactaaaaatggacatATCTATTAACTCCTCCACATTATTGTTATTTGCATTTTTGGCCCTTTCCCACTTCAATCGGGTGAATGCATTTTGCATTCAACCCTTTCGTCTCCCTCATTACTCCACCGCTTCCTTCACTCTACACAACCACCCACTGCCTCTTTAATCAATGCACAACCACCCCACCGCCTCCTTCATCAATGCTACGCAACCACCTCCATTGCCTCCCTAATTTAAATCATCGACATTCATTCTGTGTTATAGCCCCGattgaaaaccctaattttctctCAACTTCGCCTCCGTCCTAATGTCTcatggaaaccctaattttggtgAGGAGGGTGGAGATCCCGACTCCTGGGATGGGTTGTCGGCCGACGATCTGGACGACATCGTCGTCCCAGACACGCCAGAGCATCTGTGGCCTTCATACCCCCCCATTGTCGCCCCCTATCACACCGGTACCTTTACCGACACCGTTGTCCCCGAAACGGAACCGGAGAACCTCCCCCCACCTGAGATGTTTGTGTCCTATGGCTCTGAAAGCCCATACTACGGTCCACCTCCGCCCCAGCCACCCCCTATTACGATCCACCCCCCAGCCACCCCCTACTAcggtccaccaccaccaccatccaACTCTGACATCTTACCTCAAGCTTCCCCCATCGTGTATTCGGCTGTTGAGAGAGAAATATTTGCGATCTTGCTGCCTAAGTTTTTGGATCTAATCTAAGTATGTTGTCCCTCAATTTCATATATTTCGGCTAATGATTTGTTTTGGAGGCTAAGATGGAGTTGGAGGCAGGGGGCTTTTTTAGGGTTTGGAGGCTGATGGATTTGGGGTTTGGAGGCTGGGGGTTCAGATGGGGTCGGAGGCTGGGGGTTTGAGTTGATTTAGGGTTTCTAAAAATGGCTTTGGAGGCTTGCTGTTGTGGGTATTGATGGTTTTGGAGGCTGGGGTTTTGGATTGAATTATGGTTTCTGGTTGTGCTGTACACTGGAGGCTGTGGGGTTGGATGCCATGGTTGATGCATGATGCTACTGTTGTTGGTTGTGATTAATGGTTATGCTGCTTGTGTTGCTCATACTGAGGCTTTTGCATGTTTGCTGTGGCTGATGTGTTCTGTGTTATGATGCTTTATGGTTTGCTGATGCTTGTGTGGTCCCTATGATGATTTTGTTTGTGTTGATTGTTGCTGAGTTGTTCTTATTAATAAGCCACCCCTGTTCTATGGTTAAGAGGCTTATCTGTCCATGATTCACACATGCTATCTGAGGGCTAAAGCTTAAAAACCATACACATTCATGATATAAACACTTGCACATTACAAGTCACCCCTGTTATATGGTTAGGAGGTTGTAATGTGTGACATTTTGCCTTAGGAGCCACCCCTATACAGGTTTGGAGGCTGCCCTATGATGAAACTTTTCTGAGGGATTAGGATTTTAAAAGCCACCCCTATATTGGTTTGGAGGCTTTACAAAATGACAAAAACAGTTGAATAGCATAAGCCACACCTAATTCTGAGGCTTACTCAACCAACTGACAAAAAATATGCTTCCTACATGATTAACTAGAAGCCCACAGCTGCTGTGACACCTGAGATGTCATAATTTGTACTCACATCATGCTCTGGCAATTGGAGGTATGCCACAGCAGCCTTAACaactccttcttcaacctctAAAGCTTGTGGCAGTGTCCCCATCCTTGTTAGCCTCTCTTTATTCATGTGTGGGGTCTTGTATCCATTGCACCCTTGCACCTTAAGAATCTCAGTTAGACAACCTTGTAGAGTAAGGAAAACATTATTGAGTGTGTATGGGCTAAGTTCATCAAAGGAGCTATGCACATTCCTCAACAACTCATCCACTCCCTTAGCCACCTTATCATCTTGTAGAGATTGGATTGCTCTAAAATATCCCAAATCCAACACATTGCAATCTGGGGATTGTGGAGGTTGGCACCTGATGTGAAACTTGAACCCATCTGTGGATGCTACTGCTAGAAAGTCAGCATCATTGTGGTGTATATGAGGCTTGGCATTGTCTTGTTGTATGAAAATCTCCTTGCTCACATTATGTGGCCATTTTGCCTTGATTGCTGGTATGATCTACACATATACAATCTGTTACTATGTGAATGTATACTTAAGGAAAACAGAAAGTGTACCTTCTCAATTAGACATGCTCTCATTACTTCCTTGTTAACTGATTGAATTGGCTTTGTCTCCATAGTGCCTCTTGGTCTGTTCTTGGACTTCCTCTTTGCTGGCTCCATAGTTGTGAATGGAAATATGCCTATTTTTCCATAAAAAATGACTTCTCCATTTTCTGCAAAATGTGGCCTACACACAGCACACATAAACATTACCTTTGTGATGAACCTCTTTGACTTACATGCTCTGTATGGCTCTGTTTCACCTGGCAGCAGGTAGTACCTTTCTGAAGTCTTAGTCATGTAAAACCATTTTTCATCTATGTGCACCACATTGTGCATTGGGTGATATTTTAGCATACCATTGGCTATGAGTGGTTGAATATGGCTTAGACTCCATCTAATTCTGGCCACTTTGTTTGAAGAGGTAAGTATAGGCTTAATGGCATTTGTGTGTGGCCTTAGGTGTTGTTTTTTCACAAACCTACCAACTGTGCTCTTGCTTACATCAAGTTTATAAGCAAGCTTACGAATGTTAGATCTCTCAAGAACTGATAGCTCTCTTACCTTTGCAGCATCAAGCTGGAATTTGTCTTTGTGCTCATATCCCTTAACTCTGCCTCTTATGTTGACAGGTACTCCACTCTGAATTTGGAGTTTTGCTTCTGCCCAAATTCTCTGGGCTGTCTTCCTGCTAACACCAAACTGTGTTGCTGCCTTTTGAATAGCTCCATGTGGTACTACTCCTGCCTTGCTCCATTGCAGCAGTGTCTGAGCTAGCAGATTTTTTTTGCTGGTTGGTATTATACGAGAGTCTCTTCCAGCAGGCTCCTCCTCCATAGCCCagtgatgaaaattttctgagggCACTAGTTCAAAAATTGTGAAATTGTAGTTAGATGTACTCCTATTATAGCTATGTGTAGCTTGAAATTCCCTCCAATATTGTGTGTTGTAAATTGTGTTCCCTCCATTAGTTTCAATTGATTTTCCCTCTTTGGAGTAGGTAGGTGAAGTATGGCCTCTCAACATGTATGGAATAGGGGGCTAGCCCTATAATTTGGAAATACAGATACATGGTTGAATGTATGTGAGCCATATTTGTGTGTTTTTGAAGAATTTTCACTTCACTGGATGCTTACACATTTGCAGGGTGATATCCCAAAAATTTCATTGTTAATCACATTACTTATTTAACCACAGTAATTTTCGTATTAAGCCTTTTAATCACATTAATTTTGTAATCACCACATTAATTTATCACAATACTTATTTAATTACAGTTTTAATCACAACATTAATTAATCACAACATTAATTAATCACAACATTAAGTAATCACAATTTCATTTCGCATTACTTCTACGCAATCACAGATTTTTTAAGCACATTACTTTTGTAAGcacacaattaattaatcacaTTAATTATTTAACCAAGTTAATTTCGCATTAATCATTTCATAACAATAATTAGTTAAAcacaataattatttaatcaccCCTCATGTAAATAACAATAAAAGAAATACATCCATGTGGGACCCAAACTCCACTACACTccttcatttaatacaaagtcaaataactccttaaaacccgtgcccggtcaaaccgggacgaattttgggggacggagggagtaatattgaaggtcaaattatatttagaaaatttgtcaaaaatatattgtaaagatatttataaaaagatctttattcaaatttttattattaaagaaagttctttattcaatttttaaaaaaataatataaaaaatttgaagaaacaattttacttgcatgtcacaaaattaagtgataatatttaaggtcaaattatatttagaaaatttgtcaaaaatatattgtaaagatatttataaaaaattatgagtatatgataaatttattaaaaatatatacactttaaggtattgggggtattttcgtccaaaaaaacttggaaatagtaaaaagtatctcaaatgatactaactcaaagttcacggacctaaaatgatattttcaaaattcacgtacctaaaatgatactttggccaAGTTCGTGGATAAAAAATGATATTGTTGTTCAATGAAAAAAGAAAGTTGGAAAAAAACCGACTGCACAGTAAAATCGAGAAATCGGCAGTCACCACTCTTCAAATTCTCTCTCCCTCGATTTCCTGAATCTCTCAACTTCCTATTTCCATTTCGGATCCGGATCCATTCTAAAATCCCATGGGCAAATCTCATCGATCTTCTGTTCATCGCGTGTTAGGCGGTGGTGCAGGTACTATCATACTCGCTTCTGTTTCCGATTGTAATCGATCATTCCAATATTATGTGCACTGTTTTGGTTTCGGTGTGATTTAATCT
This region includes:
- the LOC121744667 gene encoding uncharacterized protein LOC121744667; the protein is MEEEPAGRDSRIIPTSKKNLLAQTLLQWSKAGVVPHGAIQKAATQFGVSRKTAQRIWAEAKLQIQSGVPVNIRGRVKGYEHKDKFQLDAAKVRELSVLERSNIRKLAYKLDVSKSTVGRFVKKQHLRPHTNAIKPILTSSNKVARIRWSLSHIQPLIANGMLKYHPMHNVVHIDEKWFYMTKTSERPHFAENGEVIFYGKIGIFPFTTMEPAKRKSKNRPRGTMETKPIQSVNKEVMRACLIEKIIPAIKAKWPHNVSKEIFIQQDNAKPHIHHNDADFLAVASTDGFKFHIRCQPPQSPDCNVLDLGYFRAIQSLQDDKVAKGVDELLRNVHSSFDELSPYTLNNVFLTLQGCLTEILKVQGCNGYKTPHMNKERLTRMGTLPQALEVEEGVVKAAVAYLQLPEHDVSTNYDISGVTAAVGF